The Papaver somniferum cultivar HN1 chromosome 3, ASM357369v1, whole genome shotgun sequence genome includes a region encoding these proteins:
- the LOC113357487 gene encoding serine/threonine-protein kinase PBL27-like, whose translation MGRCLPCFGSSDEKNHHQSGETKKEFVKDGSTTGQSNHINRVSSEKKSRGGSDSKKETPVPKDGPSAPIAAQTFTFRELAAATKNFRPESLLGEGGFGRVYKGRLESTGQVVAVKQLDRNGLQGNREFLVEVLMLSLLHHTNLVNLIGYCADGDQRLLVYEFMPLGSLEDHLHDVPPNKEALDWNTRMKIAAGAAKGLEYLHDKANPPVIYRDFKSSNILLDEGFHPKLSDFGLAKLGPVGDKTHVSTRVMGTYGYCAPEYAMTGQLTLKSDVYSFGVVFLELITGRKAIDQTRLQGEQNLVAWARPLFKDRRKFPKMADPLLQGRYPMRGLYQALAVAAMCLQEQATTRPLIGDVVTALSYLASQTYDPNAVQNNRGGSSRDKEDRKSHADLSESQKNSPRYQDSPGSRRRDPVQQGMNFGPEVGRGESGSSGRKWGLEEFDRQESQKNSPAHGGKTPRSSSRGPDRERAVQEAKVWGENWRERKRTDPNGSFDRTNE comes from the exons ATGGGAAGGTGTTTACCCTGTTTTGGATCGTCTGATGAGAAGAACCATCATCAAAGTGGTGAGACTAAAAAGGAATTTGTTAAAGATGGTTCAACAACTGGACAATCTAATCATATTAATAGAGTTAGTTCAG AGAAAAAGTCTCGGGGTGGTTCTGATTCAAAGAAGGAAACACCGGTTCCCAAAGATGGACCAAGTGCGCCTATTGCTGCACAGACGTTTACTTTCAGAGAGCTTGCTGCGGCTACTAAGAATTTCAGGCCAGAGAGTCTTTTGGGGGAAGGAGGATTTGGACGTGTATATAAAGGTCGTTTGGAGAGCACTGGACAG GTAGTTGCAGTGAAACAGCTTGACAGGAACGGCCTGCAAGGAAATAGAGAGTTTCTGGTCGAAGTTCTCATGCTTAGCCTCTTACATCATACTAATCTCGTGAATTTGATTGGTTATTGTGCTGATGGAGACCAACGCCTTCTTGTTTATGAATTCATGCCGTTAGGTTCCCTGGAGGATCATTTGCATG ATGTTCCGCCCAATAAGGAGGCTCTAGACTGGAATACAAGAATGAAGATTGCAGCTGGTGCAGCTAAGGGCTTGGAATACTTGCATGACAAAGCAAATCCTCCTGTAATTTACAGAGATTTTAAATCATCCAATATCCTTCTTGATGAAGGATTTCACCCAAAGCTTTCAGATTTCGGACTTGCTAAACTGGGTCCTGTTGGTGACAAAACTCATGTGTCCACAAGAGTGATGGGAACATACGGTTATTGTGCACCTGAATATGCTATGACTGGTCAACTCACGCTAAAATCTGATGTCTACAGTTTTGGAGTAGTCTTCCTTGAGCTGATCACAGGACGGAAGGCAATTGACCAAACTCGCCTTCAGGGAGAGCAGAATCTTGTTGCATGG GCAAGACCTCTATTTAAGGACCGTAGAAAGTTCCCCAAGATGGCCGATCCATTATTGCAAGGACGGTACCCAATGCGAGGCCTTTACCAAGCTCTTGCAGTTGCGGCGATGTGTTTGCAAGAACAAGCAACCACTCGCCCTCTCATAGGAGATGTGGTGACTGCACTCTCATATTTGGCTTCACAAACTTATGATCCAAATGCTGTTCAGAATAACAGAGGCGGTTCATCTAGGGACAAAGAAGATCGTAAAAGCCATGCAGATTTGTCTGAAAGCCAAAAAAACTCCCCCCGGTATCAGGACTCCCCTGGTTCCAGACGCAGAGATCCTGTTCAACAAGGGATGAACTTTGGTCCAGAGGTTGGAAGAGGAGAAAGCGGTAGTTCTGGAAGGAAATGGGGTTTAGAAGAATTTGATCGGCAAGAGTCTCAAAAAAACAGCCCAGCTCATGGTGGGAAAACACCAAGGAGTTCAAGTCGTGGTCCTGATAGAGAACGAGCAGTTCAGGAGGCTAAAGTATGGGGTGAGAACTGGAGAGAAAGAAAACGAACCGATCCTAATGGTAGTTTTGATAGAACAAATGAGTAG